A stretch of Shewanella dokdonensis DNA encodes these proteins:
- a CDS encoding response regulator transcription factor produces MTKSLLGEAIHQGRNHRVTSFGIQSLTDRELEIFTMVGKGSPSKEIAVNLGLSVKTVDAVRQNIKNKLGFQSASQMVKFAIEYANAG; encoded by the coding sequence ATGACCAAATCTTTATTAGGCGAAGCGATTCATCAGGGACGAAACCACAGAGTCACCTCATTTGGGATACAGTCGCTGACAGACAGAGAACTGGAAATTTTTACCATGGTCGGTAAGGGCAGTCCCAGTAAAGAGATTGCGGTCAATTTAGGCTTAAGCGTCAAAACCGTTGATGCCGTGCGGCAGAATATCAAAAACAAATTGGGATTCCAGAGTGCATCGCAGATGGTCAAGTTTGCCATCGAATATGCTAATGCCGGGTAG
- a CDS encoding response regulator translates to MNVDTLNIMLVDDHAIVREGISRLIEQSPDLRVCAQAENAETAMQQLQLQHVDLVIVDLSLDQQNGLELVKAILQHDNGITVLVFSMHQEDIYAERALRAGAKGYLMKSESPDTLIVAIRKLQQGAFF, encoded by the coding sequence ATGAACGTTGATACACTGAACATCATGCTGGTGGATGATCATGCTATTGTGCGTGAGGGCATCTCCCGCTTAATCGAACAGAGTCCAGATCTACGGGTGTGTGCTCAGGCCGAAAATGCCGAAACCGCCATGCAGCAATTGCAGTTGCAGCATGTCGATCTAGTGATTGTTGATCTGTCACTGGATCAACAAAATGGTTTGGAGTTGGTTAAAGCCATATTGCAGCACGATAATGGCATCACAGTGCTGGTGTTCTCCATGCATCAAGAAGATATCTATGCCGAACGGGCGTTGCGTGCTGGTGCCAAGGGTTATCTGATGAAAAGTGAGTCACCCGACACCCTAATTGTTGCCATCCGTAAACTGCAACAAGGGGCATTTTTCTGA
- a CDS encoding sensor histidine kinase, with the protein MTLTATFSSRAILLDDDVISAHLFNIASEAVSNAMKYSQCSQLLIALEQQGHRLLLKVQDNGCGIADAGQRRGAMGLKIMQYRATMIGGELKVETGAQGTCISCDVALTASHNGANHER; encoded by the coding sequence ATGACATTGACTGCTACTTTCAGCAGCCGCGCCATATTGCTTGATGATGATGTGATCAGCGCTCACTTATTCAATATTGCCAGTGAGGCGGTCAGCAATGCCATGAAGTACAGCCAGTGTTCGCAGCTGTTGATCGCGCTAGAGCAACAAGGGCATAGGCTATTGCTCAAGGTGCAGGATAACGGCTGTGGTATTGCCGATGCGGGGCAACGTCGTGGGGCGATGGGACTAAAGATCATGCAGTATCGCGCCACCATGATAGGCGGTGAATTAAAGGTCGAGACTGGCGCACAAGGGACTTGCATTAGTTGTGACGTGGCATTAACTGCCTCCCATAATGGAGCAAATCATGAACGTTGA
- a CDS encoding PAS domain-containing sensor histidine kinase → MNILAGFSHEGLLQDRYNNLLISHERYRAMFDNIPLAYMSMDENAAIIDFNNAFSELTGYSYEEVYRKPFAFFLYDKKDVEYHINVTFPRFKRKGLSRNQPWKLKHKSGREIYVIVHGNVRYDNDGHFIQTHCLIVDVTEQRLAREECQRAESKAQLILDVISERVTFHDRAHHILWANKNARSNATNAGIPTQQSCVNEQDSCDKCPVNRVFKDSKAAFGEVQVQGRLLQVSAYPVVEDNGELSGVVQVARDITEQRNLEIELLRLSTNERRRIGGDLHDGVGQELTGLSFLASAMANQLQGRGDPLSELADKIVETVGRARQRMYNVLQGLSHVPEGPDGLTKALSSLQQSVQDLYDIDCYFQQPRHIA, encoded by the coding sequence ATGAACATTCTTGCAGGTTTTTCTCACGAAGGGCTATTACAGGACCGATATAATAATTTATTGATATCGCATGAGCGTTACCGTGCGATGTTTGATAATATCCCGTTGGCATATATGTCTATGGATGAGAATGCCGCTATTATTGATTTTAATAATGCATTTTCAGAGTTGACTGGATATTCATACGAAGAGGTATATCGTAAACCATTTGCTTTCTTTTTATATGATAAAAAGGATGTGGAATACCATATCAATGTGACTTTCCCTCGATTTAAACGCAAGGGCTTGTCTCGTAATCAGCCGTGGAAATTAAAACACAAATCTGGGCGTGAAATATATGTCATTGTTCACGGGAATGTTCGCTACGATAACGACGGGCATTTTATTCAGACACATTGTCTGATAGTCGATGTTACGGAACAGCGCTTAGCCCGTGAAGAATGCCAGCGTGCCGAGTCTAAAGCGCAGTTAATTCTTGATGTTATCTCCGAGCGCGTGACATTTCATGATCGCGCCCACCATATTTTATGGGCGAACAAAAATGCCCGCAGTAACGCCACTAATGCGGGCATTCCAACCCAGCAATCTTGTGTAAATGAGCAGGATTCCTGCGATAAATGCCCGGTAAATCGCGTATTTAAAGACAGTAAGGCGGCCTTTGGCGAAGTACAGGTTCAAGGGCGGCTGTTGCAGGTCTCGGCCTATCCTGTTGTTGAAGACAATGGTGAACTCAGTGGGGTGGTGCAGGTTGCCCGTGACATTACTGAGCAGCGTAATCTGGAAATTGAGTTATTACGCCTCAGCACCAATGAGCGGCGGCGCATTGGTGGCGATTTGCACGATGGCGTTGGACAGGAGCTGACTGGCTTGTCATTTCTGGCCAGTGCCATGGCGAATCAGCTACAAGGTCGTGGCGATCCATTGAGCGAACTGGCCGACAAGATTGTCGAGACCGTTGGCCGGGCGCGGCAGCGAATGTATAACGTGCTGCAAGGCCTCAGCCATGTCCCTGAAGGGCCAGATGGCCTGACGAAAGCGCTATCATCATTGCAGCAATCGGTACAGGATCTCTATGACATTGACTGCTACTTTCAGCAGCCGCGCCATATTGCTTGA
- a CDS encoding cytochrome c3 family protein, protein MKLITIAFSMSLLILSGSNIAQAQEFQWQAYHLKNGVKCQDCHGADTQAAVKNSSCLTCHGSYAELANKTKDMQQNPHMSPHFENLECSSCHASHTQLTNFCQDCHGPIVRDAKFSKIK, encoded by the coding sequence ATGAAATTAATCACTATCGCATTTTCCATGTCGCTGTTGATATTAAGTGGCAGCAATATTGCGCAGGCACAAGAGTTCCAGTGGCAAGCCTACCATTTAAAAAATGGGGTCAAATGTCAGGATTGCCACGGGGCAGATACACAAGCTGCGGTAAAAAACAGCAGTTGTCTGACCTGCCATGGCTCCTATGCTGAGCTGGCAAATAAAACCAAAGATATGCAGCAAAATCCCCACATGAGTCCGCACTTTGAAAATCTGGAATGCAGCAGTTGCCACGCCAGCCATACCCAACTAACCAACTTCTGCCAGGACTGCCACGGTCCTATCGTCAGGGACGCTAAGTTCAGCAAAATCAAATAA